Proteins co-encoded in one Gehongia tenuis genomic window:
- a CDS encoding GNAT family N-acetyltransferase has protein sequence MNCDIYRKAYLDDLAGVVQRTWHFEKDLDGPKDPLLLSRYYIKSCLIGSVHQDVVVEKGRAVGVLFGSDERRGRLGRALQFGWLGAGFFIQVLLGRLGGRRAAFRLIRDMGWMSRAGEAVEGYDSEVNLFILDAETRGRGYGRALMDRYLAFCRRRGMKRVFLWTTPDCTYSFYDRYGFQRIRTVQKDGKTALMIYAIEIQ, from the coding sequence ATGAACTGCGATATCTATCGGAAGGCCTATCTTGATGACTTGGCCGGCGTCGTGCAGCGGACATGGCATTTTGAAAAGGATCTCGACGGACCGAAGGACCCCCTCCTTCTCAGCCGCTATTACATCAAAAGCTGCCTCATCGGCTCGGTCCATCAGGACGTGGTGGTGGAAAAGGGCCGGGCTGTCGGGGTGCTCTTTGGCAGCGACGAGCGGCGGGGCCGGCTGGGCCGGGCACTTCAGTTCGGCTGGCTGGGCGCGGGCTTTTTCATCCAGGTGCTCCTTGGACGCCTGGGCGGGCGGCGGGCCGCCTTCCGCCTGATCCGGGATATGGGCTGGATGTCCAGGGCCGGCGAGGCGGTGGAGGGCTACGACAGCGAGGTGAACCTGTTCATCCTGGACGCCGAAACCCGGGGCAGGGGATACGGCCGGGCGCTCATGGACCGGTACCTCGCCTTTTGCAGGCGGCGGGGCATGAAGCGGGTCTTTCTATGGACCACGCCTGACTGCACCTACAGCTTCTACGACCGCTACGGCTTTCAGCGCATTCGCACCGTGCAAAAAGATGGCAAAACGGCGCTGATGATCTATGCCATCGAGATCCAATAA
- a CDS encoding MarR family winged helix-turn-helix transcriptional regulator: protein MLEHWMDEFYNRLALSFYKNAARQQKIEEIGSLGAADTGTLEMVYLLKGPTCKELADFLRISTPNLTYRVNKLVSRGYLEKVQDERDRRRYHLRVTDKFMDYYSVNDAFVHRVAERARQNFSPEELARFEGMFQKIIEEYMEETK from the coding sequence ATGCTGGAGCACTGGATGGACGAATTTTACAACAGACTGGCCCTTTCCTTCTATAAAAACGCGGCGCGCCAGCAAAAGATTGAGGAGATCGGCAGCCTGGGGGCGGCGGATACGGGAACGCTGGAGATGGTGTACCTTCTAAAGGGGCCCACCTGCAAGGAGCTGGCGGACTTTTTGAGGATCTCCACCCCGAACCTCACCTACCGGGTGAACAAGCTGGTGAGCCGGGGATATCTTGAAAAGGTGCAGGACGAACGGGACCGGCGGCGGTACCACCTCAGGGTGACGGACAAATTCATGGACTACTACAGCGTGAACGACGCCTTCGTCCATCGGGTGGCGGAGCGGGCCCGCCAGAACTTTTCGCCGGAGGAGCTGGCCAGGTTCGAGGGCATGTTCCAGAAAATCATTGAGGAATACATGGAGGAAACAAAATGA
- a CDS encoding M81 family metallopeptidase, which translates to MKVLIGSMGHESNMFAPVLTKKEDFNYLYGEDVIDHLACRDIFEEAGMEVIPTLAASGGASGYVEREAYDYILGQFLDGVRKHKDELDGIFLFLHGAMHVVDLKPDSGEHYLLERIREIVGPDLPIAVAMDPHGNVSQHYCELANVVRCYRNSPHTDADETNRKTARIFVDMLKKNIKVHPAWERVSILIGGERCVSAEEPLCLINEKLNECEKDPRIASCSYHVGFAWADSPLCSACVVVVPAEEQYADYAAEKARELADYAFSKRRDFHFTGNAMDMNEAMDVAYASDKKPIFISDAGDNTTAGALGWNTVVLRQILARDTKGKKSLIAAINHPTALDKLKDLEIGAAVELDVGMDYDEDSRATPIKGIVKAKGDMLGYDGDAEGQVVTVSVGDLDVAVSNSGASFTHLRQFEGAGLNWKDYDIIVVKQGYLFPELKEVAGYMIMSLTPGATDQHTENFDYKLIHRPMYPVDNF; encoded by the coding sequence ATGAAAGTATTGATCGGTTCCATGGGCCACGAGTCCAACATGTTTGCCCCCGTGCTCACCAAGAAGGAGGATTTCAACTACCTCTACGGCGAGGATGTCATCGACCATCTGGCCTGCCGGGACATCTTCGAGGAGGCGGGCATGGAGGTCATTCCCACTCTGGCGGCCAGCGGCGGCGCCAGCGGCTATGTGGAGCGGGAAGCTTACGACTACATTCTCGGCCAGTTTCTGGACGGCGTAAGGAAACACAAGGACGAGCTCGACGGCATCTTTCTGTTTCTTCACGGCGCCATGCACGTGGTGGACCTCAAGCCCGATTCCGGCGAGCACTACCTCTTGGAGCGGATCCGGGAAATCGTGGGGCCGGACCTCCCCATCGCCGTAGCGATGGACCCCCACGGCAACGTCTCCCAGCACTACTGCGAGCTGGCCAATGTGGTGCGGTGCTACCGCAACTCCCCCCATACCGACGCCGATGAGACCAACCGCAAAACCGCCAGAATCTTCGTCGACATGCTGAAGAAAAACATCAAGGTCCATCCCGCCTGGGAGCGGGTCTCCATCCTGATCGGCGGCGAGCGGTGCGTTTCCGCCGAGGAACCTCTTTGCCTCATCAACGAGAAGCTGAACGAGTGCGAGAAGGATCCCCGCATCGCCAGCTGCTCCTATCACGTGGGCTTCGCCTGGGCGGACAGTCCCCTCTGCTCCGCCTGCGTGGTGGTGGTGCCCGCCGAGGAGCAGTACGCGGACTATGCCGCCGAAAAGGCCAGGGAGCTGGCGGACTACGCCTTCTCCAAGCGCCGTGATTTCCACTTCACCGGCAACGCCATGGATATGAACGAAGCCATGGACGTGGCTTATGCCTCGGACAAGAAGCCCATCTTCATCTCTGACGCCGGCGACAACACCACCGCCGGGGCCCTCGGCTGGAACACGGTGGTGCTGCGTCAGATCCTCGCCCGGGATACGAAGGGCAAGAAATCCCTGATCGCCGCCATCAACCATCCTACGGCCCTCGATAAGCTGAAGGATCTTGAGATCGGCGCGGCTGTGGAGCTTGACGTGGGCATGGATTACGACGAGGACAGCAGGGCGACCCCCATCAAGGGCATCGTCAAGGCGAAGGGCGACATGCTGGGCTACGACGGGGACGCGGAAGGCCAGGTGGTCACGGTGAGCGTGGGCGATCTGGACGTGGCCGTCTCCAACTCCGGCGCTTCCTTCACCCATCTAAGGCAGTTTGAGGGCGCGGGGCTCAACTGGAAGGATTACGACATCATCGTGGTCAAGCAGGGCTACCTCTTCCCCGAGCTCAAGGAAGTGGCGGGTTACATGATCATGTCCCTCACCCCCGGCGCCACGGACCAGCACACGGAAAATTTCGATTACAAGCTGATCCACCGGCCCATGTATCCCGTGGACAACTTCTAA
- a CDS encoding CotH kinase family protein — protein MKKRMLAAAIALAAVVGTIMLEAGLPGGGKRYIQHQMAGAAAQPAETAVTPTELSKTAYDPNAVDLDKLITHLPLLEIDTRGEEVPGQPYYPSEAQDHTEYTLAENGESTIVADLRVRDRELNGLADDPTLESAIRIRVRGNSSRWFDKKSYAIRTVEQDGVTEDRLPLLGMEAGKDWALHGPFLDKSLMRNYLGMNLAGQMMDYAPDVRYCEVVVNGEYQGLYLLMETVSRGEGRVDIRGIQEEKGVTGYVVQFDTDTTPSVEPLHNFSNYAHILKEGAHILAEYPGTYNITDKLKRYIERDVSAMEKALYSYDYNSLEFGYTTFMDVGEFIDYMLILEVMEIHDAGNLSTYYYRDPGGLVKPVVWDFNNGSGNYSLIAEDDYSIRKFVTVQAPWFLMLIKDQAYVDGVIAEYRQLRHTLLSDEYIERFIEETIEYLGPAVERNFAVWGYSFDIANLDNHNKLFPDERNPSSYEEAVAQYRDALLERLSWLDEHIDVLNQYSHESAVKKYNP, from the coding sequence TTGAAGAAAAGAATGCTGGCGGCGGCCATCGCGCTTGCCGCGGTGGTGGGCACGATCATGCTGGAAGCGGGCCTTCCCGGCGGCGGCAAAAGGTACATTCAGCACCAGATGGCGGGCGCGGCGGCGCAGCCCGCGGAGACGGCCGTGACGCCCACGGAACTTTCAAAGACGGCCTACGATCCGAACGCCGTGGACCTTGACAAGCTGATCACCCATCTGCCCCTTCTTGAGATCGACACCCGGGGCGAGGAGGTTCCCGGCCAGCCCTACTATCCCAGCGAGGCCCAGGACCACACCGAGTACACCCTGGCGGAGAATGGGGAGAGCACCATCGTGGCGGACCTTCGGGTGCGGGACCGGGAGCTGAACGGCCTTGCCGACGACCCCACCCTGGAAAGCGCCATCCGCATCCGGGTCAGAGGCAACTCCTCCCGCTGGTTCGATAAGAAATCCTACGCCATCCGCACGGTGGAACAGGACGGGGTGACGGAGGACCGGCTGCCCCTTCTCGGCATGGAGGCGGGCAAGGACTGGGCTTTGCACGGCCCCTTCCTCGACAAGTCCCTCATGCGCAACTACCTTGGCATGAATCTGGCGGGCCAGATGATGGACTATGCGCCGGACGTGCGCTACTGCGAGGTGGTGGTGAACGGCGAGTACCAGGGCCTGTATCTTCTGATGGAGACGGTGAGCCGGGGCGAGGGCCGGGTGGACATCCGGGGCATCCAGGAGGAAAAGGGCGTCACCGGCTACGTGGTGCAGTTCGACACCGACACCACGCCCAGCGTGGAGCCCCTCCATAACTTTTCCAATTACGCCCATATCCTCAAGGAGGGCGCCCATATCCTGGCCGAGTATCCCGGCACCTACAACATCACCGACAAGCTCAAACGCTACATCGAGCGGGATGTGAGCGCCATGGAGAAGGCGCTGTATTCCTACGACTACAACTCCCTGGAATTTGGCTACACCACCTTCATGGACGTGGGGGAATTCATCGACTACATGCTCATCCTCGAGGTAATGGAGATCCATGACGCCGGCAACCTCTCCACCTATTACTACCGGGACCCCGGAGGACTGGTGAAGCCGGTGGTGTGGGACTTCAACAACGGTTCGGGCAACTACAGCCTCATCGCCGAGGACGATTATTCCATCCGAAAATTCGTCACCGTGCAGGCGCCCTGGTTTTTGATGCTGATCAAGGATCAGGCCTACGTGGACGGCGTCATCGCCGAGTACCGCCAGCTCAGGCACACCCTGCTTTCCGACGAATACATCGAGCGGTTCATTGAGGAGACCATCGAATACCTGGGCCCGGCGGTGGAGCGCAACTTCGCCGTGTGGGGCTACAGCTTTGATATCGCCAACCTCGACAACCACAACAAGCTTTTCCCCGACGAGCGGAACCCGTCAAGCTACGAGGAGGCGGTGGCCCAGTACAGGGACGCCCTGCTGGAGCGGCTCAGCTGGCTGGATGAGCATATTGACGTGCTCAATCAGTACAGCCACGAATCCGCCGTCAAGAAATACAACCCCTAA
- a CDS encoding radical SAM protein: MGEMKHVFGPVPSRRLGRSLGISPIPKKTCNYSCVYCQLGRTNPMTATPQTFYPVEEILDEFARALMEIEYDVVTIVGEGEPTLYRGLGQLIEGVKALTDKPVAVITNGALLTDPAVAAALMGADIVLPSLDAYDEASFKRIDRPVGSIRFEAVQDALRRFTRAYSGELWLEIMLVAGMNDSDEALSGFQAILRELSYDRLYINAPVRPPAERDVAAPPPERMAEAVERLGGVSIDMLTDGAFDSEIADDFEAAASIIRRHPMNQHEIESFIRGRGGDPAAILARLDADPAIEAVAYKGYTTYRFK, from the coding sequence ATGGGTGAAATGAAGCATGTATTCGGGCCGGTGCCCTCCCGCAGGCTGGGCCGGTCCCTTGGAATCAGTCCCATCCCCAAGAAGACCTGCAACTATTCCTGCGTCTACTGCCAGCTGGGACGCACCAACCCCATGACGGCGACGCCCCAGACATTCTATCCCGTGGAAGAGATTCTGGACGAATTTGCCCGGGCGCTCATGGAGATTGAGTACGACGTGGTCACCATCGTGGGCGAGGGCGAACCCACCCTCTACCGCGGGCTGGGCCAGCTGATCGAGGGCGTGAAAGCCCTTACAGATAAACCCGTTGCCGTCATCACCAACGGGGCGCTCCTGACCGATCCGGCGGTGGCGGCGGCGCTCATGGGCGCGGACATCGTGCTGCCCTCCCTCGACGCCTACGACGAGGCCAGCTTCAAGCGGATCGACCGGCCGGTGGGCAGCATCCGTTTTGAAGCGGTGCAGGATGCCCTCCGCCGGTTCACCCGGGCCTATTCGGGGGAGCTTTGGCTGGAGATCATGCTGGTTGCGGGCATGAACGACAGCGACGAGGCGCTCTCAGGCTTTCAGGCCATTTTGCGGGAGCTAAGCTACGACCGGCTGTACATCAACGCGCCGGTGCGGCCGCCGGCGGAGCGGGACGTTGCCGCGCCCCCGCCGGAGCGGATGGCCGAGGCGGTGGAGCGCCTCGGCGGCGTATCCATCGACATGCTGACGGACGGCGCCTTTGACAGCGAGATCGCGGACGACTTTGAGGCCGCGGCCAGCATCATCCGCCGCCATCCCATGAACCAGCACGAGATCGAAAGCTTCATCCGGGGCCGGGGCGGCGACCCCGCCGCCATCCTCGCCCGGCTCGACGCCGATCCCGCCATCGAGGCGGTGGCCTACAAGGGCTACACCACCTACCGTTTTAAATAA
- a CDS encoding DUF4956 domain-containing protein, which produces MKDYLNSLIEQVQRVDAAGIALHVLVAAAIGFVIYLSYYLAHAGTVYSRKFNVSLVVLTVLTATVMAVIGNNIALSLGMVGALSIVRFRTAIKDSRDTVYIFWAIVGGLACGVGDYTTAGIGSAAVFLVLLALGRIKNENRVLLIVRGERSTANRIKAAVSTYYDNRVNLRVENTTENTVELIYELSRAAMKKKQKEVETVTDVLYKIENISYVNLVTQDDDIAG; this is translated from the coding sequence ATGAAAGATTATCTGAACAGCTTGATCGAACAGGTCCAGCGGGTGGACGCGGCGGGCATCGCCCTGCACGTTTTGGTGGCGGCGGCCATCGGCTTTGTGATCTATCTGTCCTACTATCTGGCCCACGCGGGCACGGTGTACAGCCGCAAGTTCAATGTGAGCCTGGTGGTTTTGACCGTGCTCACCGCCACGGTGATGGCGGTCATCGGCAACAACATCGCGCTGTCCCTGGGTATGGTGGGCGCGCTGTCCATCGTCCGTTTCCGCACGGCCATCAAGGATTCGAGGGACACGGTGTACATCTTCTGGGCCATCGTGGGCGGCCTGGCCTGCGGCGTGGGGGACTACACCACGGCGGGCATCGGCTCGGCGGCGGTGTTCCTGGTTCTGCTGGCCCTTGGACGCATCAAGAACGAAAACCGGGTGCTGCTCATCGTGCGCGGCGAGCGCAGCACCGCCAACCGCATCAAGGCGGCGGTGTCCACGTATTATGACAACCGGGTCAACCTTCGGGTGGAGAACACCACCGAGAACACGGTCGAGCTGATCTATGAGCTTTCCCGCGCCGCAATGAAGAAAAAGCAGAAGGAAGTGGAGACCGTCACCGACGTGCTCTACAAGATCGAGAATATAAGTTATGTCAACCTTGTGACCCAGGACGACGATATCGCCGGATGA
- a CDS encoding glycosyltransferase family 2 protein, with amino-acid sequence MEAIKIFLAAVEIFFVLYLLGYSTFLFLSVFQGSSTLYQNRRREQLENSIHHDFYIPVSILVPAHNEEVTIVDTVSTLLEQDYPLFEIVVVDDGSDDGTAARLIEAFDIHPSARPVHRVVPSAREKAVYETDVRGTHITLVVKEQGGKADALNMGINMSAYPYFLCIDADSMLQRDSLRRITQPILEDDRVIACGGQVRVSNSVKIRDGRVADYSLPKNLLIAMQVLEYDRSFLASRIFMDNFNGNLIISGAFGLFRKETVVLAGGYALDTMGEDMELVVKLHAFCRTNHIDYRMRYVPEAVCWSQAPGSLKDLAKQRRRWHIGLFESLWHYRRSVGKKEYGLMGSVSFLYFWLYELLSPYIELFGLLTIVLAFLVNLINVPFMLLFFAVYAIYGCTLTLIAFFSRIHTQQLTLSFKDSVKAVLLSVFELFGMRFVLMLIRTNALIGYRKKRNVWGKLERYKHDQKSTGM; translated from the coding sequence ATGGAGGCCATCAAGATTTTCCTGGCCGCGGTGGAGATCTTTTTCGTGCTGTACCTTCTGGGGTACAGTACATTCCTGTTCCTGTCCGTGTTCCAGGGCTCGTCCACCCTCTATCAGAACCGGCGAAGGGAACAGCTGGAGAACAGCATTCATCATGATTTTTACATTCCCGTCAGCATCCTGGTGCCGGCCCATAACGAGGAGGTCACCATCGTGGACACGGTGTCCACCCTGCTTGAGCAGGATTACCCGCTCTTCGAGATCGTGGTGGTGGACGACGGCTCGGATGACGGGACGGCGGCCCGCCTCATCGAGGCCTTTGATATCCATCCCTCCGCCCGGCCGGTGCACCGGGTGGTGCCCTCGGCGAGGGAGAAGGCCGTCTATGAGACGGATGTGCGGGGCACCCACATCACCCTGGTGGTGAAGGAGCAGGGGGGCAAGGCGGACGCCCTCAATATGGGGATCAACATGTCCGCCTATCCTTACTTTCTCTGCATTGACGCCGATTCCATGCTGCAGCGGGATTCCCTCCGCAGGATCACCCAGCCCATCCTGGAGGACGACCGGGTCATTGCCTGCGGCGGCCAGGTCCGGGTTTCCAACAGTGTGAAGATCCGGGACGGCCGGGTGGCGGACTACAGCCTGCCCAAGAATCTGCTCATCGCCATGCAGGTGCTGGAATACGACCGCTCCTTTCTCGCTTCCCGCATCTTCATGGACAACTTCAACGGCAACCTCATCATCTCCGGCGCCTTCGGCCTGTTCAGGAAGGAGACGGTGGTGCTGGCCGGGGGCTACGCTCTCGACACCATGGGGGAGGACATGGAGCTGGTGGTCAAGCTTCACGCCTTCTGCCGGACCAACCATATCGATTACCGCATGCGCTACGTTCCCGAGGCGGTGTGCTGGAGCCAGGCTCCGGGCAGCCTGAAGGATCTGGCCAAACAGCGCCGGCGCTGGCACATCGGGCTTTTTGAAAGCCTGTGGCATTACCGCCGCTCGGTGGGCAAGAAGGAGTACGGCCTCATGGGCTCCGTGTCCTTTTTGTACTTTTGGCTGTATGAGCTGCTCTCGCCCTACATCGAGCTGTTCGGCCTTTTGACCATCGTGCTCGCCTTTTTGGTGAATCTCATCAACGTGCCCTTCATGCTGCTGTTCTTCGCGGTGTACGCCATCTACGGCTGTACCCTCACGCTCATCGCCTTCTTCAGCCGCATCCACACCCAGCAGCTCACCCTGTCCTTCAAGGATTCGGTGAAGGCGGTGCTGCTCAGCGTCTTTGAGCTGTTCGGCATGCGCTTCGTGCTCATGCTCATCCGCACCAACGCCCTCATCGGCTACCGCAAGAAGCGAAACGTCTGGGGCAAGCTGGAGCGCTACAAGCACGATCAAAAATCCACCGGCATGTAA
- a CDS encoding HEAT repeat domain-containing protein — protein MFLKTANLIIYVYLAMCGCMLVFNIVAVLWRKRSFRVDKHRCHQWSQVLEKAARGEPVREELTAMLPAPLRPVLRRRSDNQLLEWLLGRLSSLSAFQMELEWRLIRPEGRALYRWLREHKVVFAALSQHYYRKDDAVKAYYAYLMGLFHLAGPAEYDPITRELLTMVTANSIYLRENALSGLYASGSVDMVMRGLTRMADGEIQHSGKLITDGLMTFKGDKDALAEGLWAAWDRFPATYQTAFVNYFRMSTGAFTERFLPLLTDEDTDREVRLALLRYYRRYSYPPVLPVLLRFMDESNREGWEFSALAALAASTLEKYPGEDTVAALAKALRHRNWYVRSNAAEAILKVAPDHPLIETVLKGPDPYARDILAYKREALAQ, from the coding sequence ATGTTCCTCAAGACGGCGAATCTGATCATCTATGTGTACCTTGCCATGTGCGGCTGCATGCTGGTCTTCAACATCGTGGCCGTGCTGTGGCGCAAGCGCTCCTTCCGGGTGGATAAGCACCGCTGCCACCAGTGGAGCCAGGTGCTGGAAAAGGCGGCCCGGGGCGAGCCCGTCCGGGAGGAACTCACCGCCATGCTGCCCGCCCCGCTCCGGCCAGTCCTCCGGCGGCGTTCGGACAATCAGCTCCTTGAATGGCTGCTGGGCCGTCTTTCCTCCCTCAGCGCCTTTCAGATGGAGCTGGAGTGGCGGCTTATAAGGCCGGAGGGGAGGGCCCTCTACCGCTGGCTGAGGGAGCACAAGGTGGTCTTTGCCGCCCTCTCCCAGCACTACTACAGGAAGGACGACGCGGTCAAGGCCTACTACGCCTACCTCATGGGCCTGTTCCATCTGGCGGGGCCCGCGGAATACGATCCCATCACCCGGGAGCTCCTCACCATGGTCACCGCGAACTCCATCTACCTCCGGGAGAACGCCCTTTCCGGGCTGTACGCCTCCGGCAGCGTGGACATGGTGATGCGGGGACTCACCCGCATGGCGGACGGGGAGATCCAGCACAGCGGCAAGCTCATCACCGACGGCCTGATGACCTTCAAGGGGGATAAGGATGCCCTGGCCGAGGGGCTGTGGGCGGCCTGGGACCGGTTTCCCGCCACCTATCAGACGGCTTTCGTCAATTATTTTCGGATGTCCACCGGCGCCTTCACCGAAAGATTCCTGCCCCTGCTCACCGATGAGGACACGGACCGGGAGGTCAGGCTGGCGCTGCTGAGGTACTATCGGCGCTACTCCTATCCGCCGGTTCTGCCGGTGCTCCTTCGGTTCATGGATGAATCGAACCGGGAGGGCTGGGAGTTCTCCGCCCTGGCGGCGCTGGCGGCGTCCACGCTGGAAAAATACCCCGGCGAGGACACGGTGGCGGCGCTGGCAAAGGCCCTGCGGCACCGCAACTGGTACGTGAGAAGCAACGCCGCCGAGGCCATTCTCAAGGTGGCCCCGGACCATCCCCTGATCGAAACGGTGCTGAAAGGCCCCGACCCCTATGCCCGGGATATTCTCGCCTACAAGCGGGAGGCCCTGGCCCAATAG
- a CDS encoding polyphosphate polymerase domain-containing protein, whose translation MRTQVVLRQERKFLLTADQALRCERDLAPFTRPDIYNVPGGYRVRSLYFDTFLDKDYWDKAGGYPTRRKMRLRSYHPDSGYAQLEMKQKEGKDQRKRSLSLERDEAEAVARGDFACLIQSKDPFAAECYGVLTTEGYLPKVVIEYRRTAYTLPTNSIRITFDRDIRATGSDLDLFAREFTGTPLLPDFHVILEVKYNHFLPTFLRDALRVTDESESAASKYAMGRVGKTVI comes from the coding sequence ATGCGGACCCAGGTGGTGCTGCGCCAGGAGCGGAAGTTTCTGCTGACGGCGGACCAGGCCCTGCGCTGCGAGCGGGACCTTGCGCCCTTCACCCGGCCGGACATTTACAACGTGCCCGGCGGTTACCGGGTCAGGTCCTTGTACTTCGACACCTTTTTGGACAAGGATTACTGGGACAAGGCCGGCGGCTATCCCACCCGGCGGAAGATGCGCCTTCGCAGCTACCATCCGGACAGCGGCTACGCCCAGCTGGAGATGAAGCAGAAGGAGGGCAAGGACCAGCGCAAAAGATCCCTGTCCCTTGAGCGGGATGAGGCCGAGGCGGTGGCCAGGGGCGATTTTGCCTGCCTCATCCAATCGAAGGATCCCTTCGCCGCCGAGTGCTACGGCGTGCTCACCACGGAAGGCTACCTGCCCAAGGTGGTCATCGAGTACCGGCGCACCGCCTACACGCTGCCCACCAACAGCATCCGCATCACCTTCGACCGGGATATTCGGGCTACGGGGAGCGATCTTGATCTGTTCGCCAGGGAGTTTACCGGCACGCCCCTGCTGCCCGATTTTCATGTGATTTTGGAAGTGAAGTACAACCACTTCTTACCCACCTTTCTCCGGGACGCCCTCCGGGTGACGGACGAGAGCGAGAGCGCGGCCAGCAAATACGCCATGGGCCGGGTGGGCAAGACGGTGATTTAG